Proteins from a genomic interval of Papaver somniferum cultivar HN1 chromosome 4, ASM357369v1, whole genome shotgun sequence:
- the LOC113272091 gene encoding uncharacterized protein LOC113272091, which produces MDPIRPEFELLDSAGLEYHHWVADVETTFVAEDFTSTINPSADAAPVTEKDKDNALMFLKRWGYHHLKTPKELWDALDSRFGNIHDSLIPQLNVLWNEIRFLDYVKVNDFQKDMLQIQAHMDFCGKKLTDEEMIQKTLSTFPTSSMILANQYRLAVGKKKVPEANHGKVNKGKGPKGKRDRHLDSHPHDPYPRGSNTSHGRGRKGHNRGRWRNGHSHVWHREGTSGHSGSDPKFDKTPTNPATKKVVDGSAPCFKCGFSGH; this is translated from the exons ATGGACCCAATTCGACCAGAATTCGAACTTTTGGACTCAGCAGGGCTTGAGTACCACCATTGGGTAGCTGATGTCGAAACCACATTTGTGGCAGAGGACTTCACCTCCACTATCAATCCATCTGCCGACGCTGCTCCAGTAACTGAGAAAGACAAAGATAATGCTCTTATGTTCCTAAAGCGTTGGGGTTATCATCACTTGAAGACACCAAAAGAGTTATGGGATGCTCTTGATAGCCGTTTTGGGAACATTCATGATTCCTTAATACCACAATTGAACGTCTTGTGGAACGAAATCCGTTTTCTCGATTATGTAAAAGTGAATGATTTCCAAAAAGACATGTTGCAAATTCAGGCACATATGGACTTTTGTGGAAAGAAACTTACTGATGAGGAAATGATTCAGAAAACCCTATCGACATTTCCTACCTCGTCCATGATACTAGCGAACCAGTATCGTTT AGCTGTCGGGAAAAAGAAAGTTCCCGAAGCTAACCATGGAAAGGTCAATAAAGGGAAGGGCCCCAAAGGAAAGAGGGATCGACACTTGGATTCACATCCCCATGATCCATACCCACGTGGATCTAACACCTCTCATGGAAGAGGACGTAAGGGACATAATCGAGGTCGATGGAGAAATGGTCATTCTCATGTTTGGCATAGAGAAGGAACTTCTGGCCATAGTGGTAGTGATCCAAAGTTCGATAAAACCCCTACGAATCCCGCCACTAAAAAGGTTGTAGATGGAAGTGCGCCTTGTTTTAAGTGTGGATTTAGCGGACATTGA